The genomic window CATGGGACTGGAGGCGCGTAATGACACTTCAGcccacagacagagctgctgctgctgggacacATGAGCACAAAGTCCGCGGAggggaaattaaattaaaaatataaaaatatcaaGATAAAACCGGAAGTAGCAGCATGCTGAGAGGGATTTGCTTCTTCCTGTCTTTCCTGGTGCTTCGGGGACTGCTGCACTCAGAGGTCAgctgtggttttgtgtgtgtgtttttacctgacTGAGACTTTCAAGTGGTTTCTGTGTGTAGCCAACAACTGAGTGTTTATAATACATAAAAAAGTTTAAGTAAGAGACGAGGAGAGGGGACGTTTAAAATACTTTCATGTTGAAGCTCTTACTGCCAGTTCAGCATCTGCAGCGGTTACCATATGCTTGatcaaaaagcttaaaaaagaGGGCGGTGCTTCATTTAACAAATCTGCAATTTCctcattattatttgtttattagaGGAACTTATTTGAAAGAGAATCAGAAGCTCAAACTGACTTTTGATTGTCTGACAGTTTCTCATTATCAAGTTTGTCAAATGAACGAGAGAAATATGAGTTGGTAACGTGAGGgcttaagaaaacacacactcgtGGTTATTTTATGCAGCATTTCTAttcaaataaaactatttaCACAACCAAAAGAGAGACATAAATGACGACAAAGCTTCTAGTAGAGTTGAGTTAGTACTCAGATATACATCAACGACTAATCAGATTCATTTATGTGTTAGTTTGGGATTTTCTCATCATTATAACCATCTGAGTTCAGACTGACAGCAACGCATATTTTTAAAGAATTGTTTATCTTGTTTGAGTTGAGTTGATTCTTAATCACGTCTGAGTGCAAATCTAAAGGTAGAcgattttttaaatgcagatttttttgACCCAGAAGAgtcattaaaggtccaatcaataagatatgagagcagttatcaggtcaacaggtgttgcagcgatggaagcggtcaagagaagtggttcagatagaagtgattgtacccgacctaaaaagcctctgcatgtttctaataagctccacgagcagaaacgtgctcaaactaggatcaatattggagatgcttttgaaaaatggagagaggttagaacacagaaaggtttacagacccatgcagagctggataaacactgaagcttcagagtccaccacatggtgacctgagtgagcatggactctagagagggggggggggagacagctctctataatgtttagaatctggtgtcagagttacagatCGCTCCTTTAaatagaacaaaaacatttttaatttctcacCAGACTTTGTCCTGATACTATAGAATTTATCACCTAAATAAGCAAACACACTTTGACTCTGTTTTTAAGGCAGTTAAACCCGGTGTGTGTACAGAGGACTGAGGCGTCATGTTGTAGGTGATTACCTCGTTAAATCAATTAAACCTCCTCACTACAAACAGGTGGCGTTAACAGCTCCACCTTTAATGCCCCTCTGTGTTTACAGAACGCCTTCCTGTTCTCAGATTTGCATTGTTCTGGTTGTTTGTTTGCTGCGCAGGTCAAACACGCTTGTCTCAGTTTAACATCCCGGCGTGTACAGCTCAACGTTTGTTATCGACCAGGTGGTACGTCTGAGTCTCGTAGGCCCTGTGGGGTTCAGGTGACAGCACAGGTGGATGTATTTTGTTTGGATGTGCAGGGAAGGTGGTCTgtgaaactttatttaaacagcaCAATCCGTACAGGATGTTAGGGTAGAAAATTGCTggaggtttctgtctgtttagggacgttcttttttttgctcatggtggatttaCAAGGTTTCTGTCAAGTCTcaaacttcctttttttttgtttttctcctgcagctgaCCGGAGTCCTGGACGACTGCTTCTGTGACGTGGAGAGCATCGACGTCTTCAACAACTTCAAGATTTACCCTCGAATCAAGAGGCTGACAGAGAAGGACTACTTCAGATACTACAGAGTAAGAGCCGATGTAAAGcgccgtaactaagctcagctgtCATCACGTCTCTCTTgtatgaagcgtttgtgcgctgagaataaagcgcacgtccgtcctgtctccatgacaacagtctgttgacaacagccgctgtatgaccgacactgctccgttactttttaattaatttgagACACGGAGCGAAGAGGATGTGGGTGCGAGACTCGATCCGTAGACGGTCGGGGAAtgtcatacatttggaaaagagcgccggtgacgtcgacagcgcctttctgaaaagttgaacgatttccaacttgagcgctcggagcggccgcacaGAAAAATGCAGggcactcaaaaaaaaaaaaacgttttctccaggcggctgctttctgctgtgaACGCTCTCTAGTCTctgctcattgaaaacaattataataataatattataataaaaaagacgctggcgctcagaaaaagaCGCTAGTTGTACACAGGGCCTTACTCTAGCTATCTCTTTTTGTACCTGTGTCAGGTAATGAGATGTACTTGGTTTATTTATCATCCGTTGTTTGTCGACTTCCTTCTTTACGTTTCCTTTAGCTTCTTAAACAAATTCATTTCCTCCAGTGGAGCTTCAAGTTTTCTTACCTCATAAAAAGAttgaaaaacagatttattatcAACAGTGATCATTTCTGATTTGCTTCTTCTTTTAGTTTGAGGAACTGCGGCTCTGCTTATTTGCATCTTCTTCCTCATGTAGTCTCTGTTCGCTCTCTTGACCGTGGACGAGTTCTCTGAGCTGGACTTGTTGTTTGATTCTTCGTACAATCAGGGTGAAAATAAGTAAATCAGAAAATCTCATCTCGCTTCTGTCCGTGAAAAAGACTTCCACATAtctctgtgtgcctgtctgtgaaCAGCACTGAGAAAAAGGACACTCCCTGATATCATGGCTCATGCTAATTCTAAACAATAAAACCAGTCTGTGCAGATGCTTGGCTGTGCACTTTGTGTCCACCTGCTGCACCTGCAGAGAGCAGATGTCATGtccaacacaacacagcagTTTTATCATTCAGGTCCATTcagctgtttttaatctgtCTCGGCGGTGTTACACAACAGGAAGCCTCTCTGAAATATTATGAAATACTTCTGCAACTTTAGTCATGAACATTTGCTGAGACAGTTTGAAGCACAGTTTGTCAAACTGGTATTCAAGTCTCCAGTTGTagccaagcagcaacctccggtgttgaaacatgaagcccaTGCAGAGGtgtaaaaatcctgcagttcctcaagtgtccactagaggctggctgcagaagcacaggaagtcacatacacacccattctaaaaagcctgtttttacagcagagatgaacatgtttacagcctggttcaaaaaaccaaataggtgtgattagctcatgtctggatggacacacactgtacggggggtgaatgttttgatgactcatcagttttgatttgatgaaggataagagttattcacaataaggcgtgtagctgacctgattgacaggcgggcgcggtgtaacggtttgtcaggagggtttaaaacccgcctcagctccagctctgagTTTGTCGTCACACTCGTCTGTGTTTGATCACTAACTCTTTTGTAAGTTTGtatgattttctctttttgctctTCAGGTGAATTTAAAGCGACCGTGTCCCTTCTGGCCGGATGACGCACAGTGTGCCATCAAAGACTGCCATGTGGAGCCCTGTCCAGAGGTAAGACCTCAACTACACCTCCACAGGcttaacaatgcaacttttTAAGACACttaaaggtccagtcagtgagatgtgtagagagtgagatgataaaggtatcttactctctgatcattaaggaaacatgctatgttgaagtgctggcttctctgacaacaatgcagcagccagtatgtcctccttctaactttagattctgctcctgaatgctctggatttgtttggaccagagaaggtagattGTGGTTCTGCTTATGTCAGTActcttattgtttgtttgtttgtgtttgttttgtttgcagagtAAGATCCCAGTGGGCATCAAGTCTGGAAACTACAACAAGGTGAGACCCGACTTTAACTTCACTTAAACATTTTTGTAACTCTGATTtcggaaacaaaacaaaatattttaaaaggcCCCTCCCATCATATGTCAGATTGATTTGAATTTTGACTCGCAGGTCTGGCTCATTTTGCTCtaggaaaaaaaagcctctttggACCATCACACTCTGCCATGATGGATTTTCCAccatttttactgttttaaaaatcacatttttgacaCCTCCTCCTAAACCATAGGTCCAGTTGTTACCAAATTGGCTGTGGATGCTCATTGGACCAAGCGCATTAAATATTGTATCAAGGTTGTTGATATCTTATTTAGTTTACAAGATACTGACCAATAATAGTAAGTACTTTGACATGGGCGGAGCTTATCAGAGAAATGGCCATAACTCATTAACTATTCGTCCAATCATCATAAATCTTAGCACAGATGTTCAGGGCGAGACTGGTAATGGGCAATTAAAAGCATTTTGATCCTGACCCTTAGGGGGGGccaaaaataccaaaaatgtGTACACCAATATTGGGGCACAGATATGTTATTGCTGTCTTTAACATGTCTGGCTTCTTGAAGGCAACAAGGGCTTTCTCAGAGTTTATTTATCCTACCAATAGGAACCTAAAGAGATCCTCGTAATCCCACAGTAAGATCCTCCTGACTTCACTGACGTTCCTTTTATTGATTAATAAAATAACGTGAGGATAACTTTATACAATCGCTGTCGTTAAAGTGATACAGAATATTCCCAGAATAGATGTTTAATTAACGATTTGAGAAGCTGTCGGCTGTAAACACAAACTGACTTAATGAACAGCTGCTTTTGTTCCAGCACTTTCCGTCTCATCAGCTGattcagtaaacacacacacacacacacacacatacacacacatacacactgactgTAGAATGTCAACGTGCTCGTCTTATCAGGTCTGATAGTTTCCACGTAGACGCAGAGTGCTGAGTGTTTGCTGCTCCTGGCTCTCGGCCCCGTGTTTGTCTTTAATGACCCCGAGTGTTCGGACATCTGCACTCGTCTCAGTCGTGTCCGTTTAATTGACCGGCAGCCAGGAAACGTGAACATGTGACCCCTCAAGCAGTGTGACAGGAAGTCTCAGAGTGCAGGAGCCGTAATTACAAAGAGGCGCTCCTGGTGTTCGATTAAATTCactgcatttacatttttttattttttttggatcaACCAATGAAGTATCTGACCACGCCTCCTCGCTCAGGTCTGTTTCTGAGTCGCTCTGAGAGTGTTTACTAAGGggggcgttttcacattaggcacgATTGATTTTTACCGTGCTCGACCACgattcctccccccctcccccgctgctctgcattcacattagtaacatcgcTCTCGCACCCGAGGACACTCACGTCGATACGCAGTCTgaaacagcagggggcagtatgcGCGTAGTTGGTTTGCATATCcgccaaaaagcagaaagaataagaagtaaccatggcaaccactcgcagACTGAgcccatcctgctaactgtggatgttttagttttttctgagacgccaacggTTTTTGAAACGTCAGGAACCGTTTAGAACGACGTCATAgagcggtccacttccttgtttgagcatgtttgcgttcacatctcccgcGGACCGTACTCGGGTACACATGAAACGTGCCTCTTCAAGTGGACTCGGGCAGGGTCCCGGAGTACCCGGACTTTGTGGTCAAGCGTACTCAGATCACGTTTTTAATAGTTTGGAGTTTAAATGTAAATCTGTGTAGACATCTCAGTGTgtccctctcactctctgcgtctgtctctgtgtctgcagtACACCCAGGCGGCGAACACGATGCCGGACATGACGGACTGTGAACAGGCCAAAGAGCTGGGCGCCATCAACAGCACCCTGAGGTGACAACACAGGCACCGTCGGCTGTCGGGTCTTATCTGCCGACAGcttctttttcaaaatgcaaaGCAGCTTCAGCGTCTGATAGTAACCAggtcaaacatttacaaaacgTCTGAGAGGCTGCTGGTCGCTTCCCAGCGCTCAGCTGACCGACCTTCACTGCAGCGTGGGAGGAGAATGAGTTTTAACGTTCAGAGTGGGAAAATGAAACTACAGATGCATCACTCTGACTCTTTTCTGCGTATCACTCTTAACATGCTGCTGTGTCACACTTTCTCCTCTTTTGGTCGCTGAAGttgttgtcatttcctgtttcagcAACCAGACTAAAAAGGCGTTTGCTGACTGGGCGAGACACGACGATGCTCAGGACCATTTCTGTGAGCTGGATGGTGAGACTTCACACCGCTCGCACAAAACTTTGATCTACAACAACATATTGTAAAGAAAGCGCCGCACACTAAAGGCCAGAAATCTATCATGGATGTTCTAAGTCTcctcctgacctctgaccttgaGTCTAATGCCAATTAAATGAGTTTTTCTTCTAGCTCTGTTCTGTGGATATTAAAGTCAGTTTTTTTGTGTCGGcgtctatgtgtgtttgtgtttgtgtgttttagatGAAACCTCTCCAGATGCCGAGTACGTGGATCTGCTGCTGAATCCGGAGCGCTTCACCGGGTACAAGGGTCCTTCAGCCTGGAGGGTCTGGAACAGCATCTACGAGGAGAACTGCTTcaagtgagacacacacacacacatacacacacaaacacactaaactCACAGGAACATGAAGGACAACAGCAGCGGAAACGAcatgtaatgtttttgtttgtgttcaaagaAGCAACGTCGTTTTGTtatctgtttgaaaatgttcatcatgGATCGTTTGAATATCCTCCTCCTGCTCGTCTGACTCTGTGATGAGTTAATTATAAAGTGTTGTTTACTTTGTGTGCAGGCCCAGATCGGTGTACAGACCTCTGAACCCTCTGGCTCCCAGCAGAGGTGAGTTTGACTTTCAtcaaattcaaatatttgttgttgtgaccTTTCTGCTCAGGAATATTCTACAACCTTCtcaaaggagcagtatgtaactctgacacctagtgtttaaaatggatactgcagtccagattctaaacatcatagagagctgtctccccccccccccccccccccctctctagagtccatgctcactcaggtcaccatgtggtggactctgaagcttcagtgtttatccagctctgcatgggtctgtaaacctttctgtgttctaacctctctccatttttcaaaagcatctccaatattgatcctagtttgagcacgtttctgctcgtggagcttattagaaacatgcagaggctttttaggtcgggtacaatcacttctatctgaaccacttctcttgcccgcttccatcgctgcaacacctgttggctgctgcattgttgtcagagaagccagcacttcaacatagcatgttgccttaagatacctttatcatctcactgactggacTGGCTGAATACTTAAAGCCACATCgttattaaatactttttacttCAATGCTTTcagaagcgtgtgtgtgtttgcaaatgtCAGAGATCTAACACagctctgttctctctctctctctttgtttctgttctcagGAGACGACGACGGTGAGTAAAAACCTAAATGTCTCGTGTGACTTTATTCTTTAGTCGTTTCGTATAAAACTctgatcttcttcttttgtttgtcaCACCCGTCGTGTAGCAGGAGAGGGTTTCTACAACTGGCTGGAAGGTGAGATCCTCCTCACgcttttctcctttctctccgtCTCCTCACAAACATTTCATCCTTTACTGAAGTCGAAGCCGCTGAATGAAGCTGCATCTTCAGTGAGGAAAGACAAGTTTagcattttctattttacaacCTGAAGGTGGTAACGAGTATGATAAATAATGATTCTGTAGGTTGAGAAACATCCTCAGACACAATGTAAACATGCACGCCGTGTTTCCTGTCATCCTCCGCGGCCTCGCTGTGTGAAGAGTCGAGCTGCAGCTCTCTTATTTCCTCTCTGGTTTATTTCCTTGTCGTCATCGCTCGGCTTGTCGGCCATGGCAAAAAGGCGGGAGGAGTCAGAAGTTGCAGAATGTAAACGGATAATGTATCACAAAATCTTAGTGTTTGTCATCATTAGTGAACATGTGGGTTAACGAAAGCAGGATGTGGTGGGAGGTGTCAAAGAGTGCGccgctgagagagagagagatttaaacGCGTCTCTTTGTGAACTCTCTCTGCAGGTCTGTGTTTGGAGAAGAGAGTTTTCTACAGACTCATCTCAGGCCTCCACAGCAGCATCAACCTCCACCTGTGTGCCGAGTACCTGCTGGACGGTACGACTCACTCTTCTCTATAAACATAAAGTCTGTCAAACATTAGAGCAGGTCGGGTCACGCTCGGGGACTTCAAGAGGATTcatctcacttttattttgtagaggAATAAATCTCAAAACGTCGTTAGAAAGTGGTTTCGAAAAACTTCCCTGTTGagcttcttcctctttttgtgaatggagtctggtgtgtttgtagagggagatgtaacagctgtttgtggttttaaagAATCCTCTTCCTCTGTAACAAAAAGGTCTCTGCAGGGTAACGCTGTCAGACACTTTCTACTAAATTCAaggtccaagaaaaaaacatgaatattttacacttcttaTTGTTAGCTTTGTTGCTGAAAATTCACCTTAATGTCcaataaaacattatttctttacacttgttttaatgggccaaatatatgaatagtgggaagaggtaCATTCACTGTcgtcagatttttttatttaaaaaaaaaaataatttaacacagTCGGTCAGCCTATAGGCGAGCTACCAGTAGCTCCCGggctacctgttggagaccccttttcagttcagagacaaaaacaaacttctaGTAGACTGACTTTATTTTGTTGCAGACGTTATAGACAGTTTCACCGCTGTAGGctgaaaaataacacaaatatatGTCCCAGTTAAAAGACCCCAAACAACATGTAGTCACCTCTAattgttctctgctgtggtttcCCTCAGAGGGTTGGGGCCGCTCCGTCTGGGGTCCGAACGTTCAGGAGTTCCGGCAGCGTTTCGACACGGCGGAGACGAAGGGCGAGGGCACGCGGAGGCTGAAGAACCTGTACTTCCTGTACCTGATCGAGCTGCGGGCGCTCTACAAGGTGGCGCCGTACTTCGAGCGGGCCTTCGTCAACCTGTACACGGGGAACGTGCAGGAGGACTCGGCCACcaaggagctgctgctgcagatcTTCAACGAGATCAGGTGCGACGCCGCGGCCCtgcgtttgtttgtttatgtattcATAAACCTGTGTGAGGTCAGACTAACCTCTCTTTGGTCTTCCAGAGCGTTCCCGATGCACTTTGACGAGAAGTCGATGTTCGCCGGACACAAGACGGAagcaaaaatattaaaagtgaGAACAAACCTCAAACGTCTCGTCTGAGGTCATGAAGAGTTTGAAAATCTGTGTCATCACAGCTTGATCGACTTCCTATTAAAAAGACACtcgtttgttttctttgacgTTTCAGGAGGAATTCCGTCtccattttaaaaacatctccAGGATCATGGACTGCGTCGGCTGCAGTAAATGTCGCCTGTGGGGGAAAATGCAGGTAAGTCTCTACACCTTTAATAAAAAGCTCTTTTGACTTAATCAGAGCGAGAGGGCGGAGCTCTACGCTGACTGTTTGTCAACAGAAGAGGTCTGTTTGTGCTTTAAAGACAAAGAGGGAGCGATCAGTGGGGGCGGGGAACATCCAGCTCAACCTCCTGTCTCTCCTTCGTTGTTTTCTTGGATTGGTCGGTCTCAGGACGCCACTCTCTCACAAGCAGCCTCCGTCACAGTGGATGAGCTGGACGAGGAAGAAGTGGACCTACATCCTTGAGAGATTAAATTTGAAGCAAATGTCAAagagcataaaaaaaatgtggcgccctctggtggtcagGGAGAGCATTGCACAATGTTTTGGGCAGCAGAGTAAAAGGCTTAGTCCTGGGGGGGTTTGGCAAAATTAGAGCGAGGAGATCAGAGGTTTCCTGTGAGGGTTTGTGAGGTGAGCAGTTCTTTGAAGTAGGGAGGGGCTTCACCGTATACGAGTTGATGGCTTAGTAGCATTTAttttggtagagtcggtcgtctctcaaccagaaggtcggtggtttgatccccagcGCCTTCAGATGAAAAACATGACGTGCTGTCACAATGGGAACCTGCATTTAAGGCGTTAAATTCAAATATCAATGTAAGTCTCTGTTCTGTCCCAGTCATTGGGATGGACCAATCGtacaagtgggcggcccgggccCATAACGCCATGCCTGCATTAACATTAATGTCATGTAAAATatttctgtctgtatttcttctGCAAACGGGTTTCTTGTGTTTCCCTCATGTCGTGTGCAGACTCAGGGTCTGGGTACGGCCCTGAAGATCCTGTTCTCTGAGAAGGAGATCCAGAACCTCCCAGAGCACAGCCCCTCCAAAGGTTTCCAGCTGACCCGGCCGGAGATCGTCGCCTTAGTAAACGGCTTCGCCCGGTACGTTAGCTGCTCTTTGTCTGATTGACTGGCAAACccttaaatgtatatttaaatatgtcACCAGAAAATGGCTCTGGTGGCGCCCCCTGTTGGGCGATATACTTAAATAAATGTCTGtaatttctcttttctctccctctctctctctctctccgtcagGTTGTCCACCAGCATACATCAGCTGCACAACTTCCgcctgctgctgaaggagaatAGGTAACAGGAGGTGATGCCTCACCTGGCCAGTAGGCGGAGTAGCCAGCCCACAGAGAACTGCAACGAGGAGTAATCCTCGCCCAGAAGAAGAACTTTTTCATGGACACCAAGAtcagaataaaaggaaaaaaacctcaaaatgcTTTCTCTAATCCCAacaaccctctcctcctcctcctcctcctcttcctcttcctcctcatcttcctcttcctcttcctcttcctcttcctcttcctcctcctcttcctccacatcttcctccttctcctcctcttcctcttcttcctcttcctcctctcctcatcttcctcctcctcctcatcttcctcctcctcctcatcttcctcttcctcttcctcctcctcttcctcttcctcctcctcttcctcttcctcttcctcttcctcctcctcctcttcctcttcctcctcatcttcctccttctcctcctcttcctcttcttcctcttcctcttcctcctcctcttcctcttcctcttcctcctctcctcatcttcctcctcctcatcttcctcctcctcctcggtcTGTTAGATCATGAATGTTAACTCTTCTGCCGTCTCTTGCCTTCGTCAGAAAAACTTCTCCTGGTGTTTTTTCCCTCCATGCCAGAGACACATTTTTGACCTTTCCTGTCAAAATGAACGGTCGCCATTTTAGACAAAACCCTAAAAGGAAGTGCTTAAACATCTGGAAGGAAGTGATGTCACGGACCAAACTGCGACCGATCCAAGTTTGGTCACAGACCCACTTTATGTTTGTGACTGAGTTTGATCGAATCAAGTCGaggaacatttttgaaaatcttCTCCACGTTCCATTTCTCTTTCTTGCTGGCCCCGCC from Labrus bergylta chromosome 1, fLabBer1.1, whole genome shotgun sequence includes these protein-coding regions:
- the ero1b gene encoding ERO1-like protein beta isoform X3; this encodes MLRGICFFLSFLVLRGLLHSELTGVLDDCFCDVESIDVFNNFKIYPRIKRLTEKDYFRYYRVNLKRPCPFWPDDAQCAIKDCHVEPCPESKIPVGIKSGNYNKYTQAANTMPDMTDCEQAKELGAINSTLSNQTKKAFADWARHDDAQDHFCELDDETSPDAEYVDLLLNPERFTGYKGPSAWRVWNSIYEENCFKPRSVYRPLNPLAPSRGDDDAGEGFYNWLEGLCLEKRVFYRLISGLHSSINLHLCAEYLLDEGWGRSVWGPNVQEFRQRFDTAETKGEGTRRLKNLYFLYLIELRALYKVAPYFERAFVNLYTGNVQEDSATKELLLQIFNEIRAFPMHFDEKSMFAGHKTEAKILKEEFRLHFKNISRIMDCVGCSKCRLWGKMQTQGLGTALKILFSEKEIQNLPEHSPSKGFQLTRPEIVALVNGFARLSTSIHQLHNFRLLLKENR
- the ero1b gene encoding ERO1-like protein beta isoform X1; this translates as MWRVTLKAFAVLLLAWFFGNFVLGWFQQNNVKTQPEHKEQPSTATESPADQSCFCHLTGVLDDCFCDVESIDVFNNFKIYPRIKRLTEKDYFRYYRVNLKRPCPFWPDDAQCAIKDCHVEPCPESKIPVGIKSGNYNKYTQAANTMPDMTDCEQAKELGAINSTLSNQTKKAFADWARHDDAQDHFCELDDETSPDAEYVDLLLNPERFTGYKGPSAWRVWNSIYEENCFKPRSVYRPLNPLAPSRGDDDAGEGFYNWLEGLCLEKRVFYRLISGLHSSINLHLCAEYLLDEGWGRSVWGPNVQEFRQRFDTAETKGEGTRRLKNLYFLYLIELRALYKVAPYFERAFVNLYTGNVQEDSATKELLLQIFNEIRAFPMHFDEKSMFAGHKTEAKILKEEFRLHFKNISRIMDCVGCSKCRLWGKMQTQGLGTALKILFSEKEIQNLPEHSPSKGFQLTRPEIVALVNGFARLSTSIHQLHNFRLLLKENR
- the ero1b gene encoding ERO1-like protein beta isoform X2, which translates into the protein MWRVTLKAFAVLLLAWFFGNFVLGWFQQNNVKTQPEHKEQPSTATESPADQSCFCHLTGVLDDCFCDVESIDVFNNFKIYPRIKRLTEKDYFRYYRVNLKRPCPFWPDDAQCAIKDCHVEPCPESKIPVGIKSGNYNKYTQAANTMPDMTDCEQAKELGAINSTLSNQTKKAFADWARHDDAQDHFCELDDETSPDAEYVDLLLNPERFTGYKGPSAWRVWNSIYEENCFKPRSVYRPLNPLAPSRGDDDGEGFYNWLEGLCLEKRVFYRLISGLHSSINLHLCAEYLLDEGWGRSVWGPNVQEFRQRFDTAETKGEGTRRLKNLYFLYLIELRALYKVAPYFERAFVNLYTGNVQEDSATKELLLQIFNEIRAFPMHFDEKSMFAGHKTEAKILKEEFRLHFKNISRIMDCVGCSKCRLWGKMQTQGLGTALKILFSEKEIQNLPEHSPSKGFQLTRPEIVALVNGFARLSTSIHQLHNFRLLLKENR